The proteins below are encoded in one region of Aeromonas jandaei:
- a CDS encoding WD40 repeat domain-containing protein has protein sequence MIKSAIYLLGLCLMLTGCEQSARPDRQLSLASSGLLAADLASDGKQAIVSSLGQGVVVWDLEQNRQRWRWKQSDSPDDLVSIVRFAQGDSHAVTATATTFAIWQLQNGQAQGYYSLPESRLRDIALSADGRNVLIGREDGKAEWVDTQTGRRLQFLGHTEQINTVDLSANGRYALTGGNDYSAYLWDTRSGQVVWRFNHGGRVVMARLEPSGRYAFTADSSRGSIWDLKTGKEVSQLQFGHRFEVYTSARFANDGKWLITGAPSRQLSLWQVSDGALLQSWLVSPHPKVKPPSAVVYGVALRDNSHLVSASSSGLAEIWTIK, from the coding sequence ATGATAAAAAGTGCCATTTATCTGCTAGGGCTCTGCCTCATGCTCACCGGCTGCGAGCAGAGTGCCCGACCAGACCGGCAACTTTCCCTCGCCAGCTCGGGTCTGCTGGCCGCCGATCTGGCCAGTGACGGCAAGCAGGCTATCGTCTCCAGCCTCGGCCAGGGGGTCGTGGTCTGGGATCTGGAGCAGAACCGCCAGCGCTGGCGCTGGAAACAATCCGACTCCCCCGATGATCTGGTCTCCATCGTCCGTTTTGCGCAAGGGGATAGTCACGCCGTGACCGCCACAGCCACCACCTTTGCCATCTGGCAGCTGCAGAATGGCCAAGCGCAAGGCTACTACTCGCTTCCTGAATCCAGGCTGAGGGATATTGCCCTCTCGGCAGATGGACGCAATGTGCTGATCGGACGTGAAGATGGCAAAGCGGAGTGGGTCGACACCCAAACCGGACGGCGCTTGCAGTTTCTCGGTCACACCGAGCAGATCAATACGGTGGATCTCTCCGCCAACGGCCGTTATGCCCTGACCGGTGGCAACGACTACAGCGCCTATCTGTGGGATACCCGCAGTGGTCAGGTGGTCTGGCGCTTCAACCATGGCGGCCGGGTGGTCATGGCACGGCTGGAGCCGAGCGGTCGCTACGCCTTCACCGCGGACAGCAGCCGAGGCAGCATCTGGGATCTGAAAACCGGCAAAGAGGTGAGCCAGCTGCAATTCGGACACAGGTTCGAGGTCTACACCAGCGCCCGCTTCGCCAATGACGGCAAATGGCTCATCACCGGCGCCCCCTCCCGTCAGCTCTCGCTATGGCAGGTGAGCGATGGAGCCCTGTTGCAGAGCTGGCTGGTTTCTCCCCATCCCAAGGTAAAACCGCCCAGTGCAGTGGTCTACGGCGTGGCTTTGCGCGACAATAGTCACCTTGTCAGCGCCAGCTCCAGTGGCCTGGCCGAAATCTGGACCATCAAGTAA
- a CDS encoding SlyX family protein: MSQHLNERIETLETRLAYAEYTIELLNDEVTTQGRELDRLKHQIQLLIDKLKSVQPSQIASMAEETPPPHY; encoded by the coding sequence ATGAGTCAGCATTTAAACGAACGCATCGAAACCCTGGAAACCCGTCTCGCCTATGCGGAGTACACCATAGAGCTGCTCAACGACGAGGTCACCACCCAGGGGCGCGAGCTCGACCGGCTCAAGCACCAGATCCAGCTGCTGATCGACAAGCTCAAGAGCGTGCAACCGAGCCAGATCGCCAGCATGGCCGAAGAGACCCCGCCCCCTCACTACTGA
- the slyD gene encoding peptidylprolyl isomerase: MKVAPLSVVTLEYTVTDEHGEVIDSTVGKEPLVYLHGTRYLVSGLEAELEGRAVGEAFEVTLTPSQAYGEYDESLVQEVPGELFDGMEVSEGDTFVAETDDGHRPVTVVEVSEEFVKVDGNHPLAGVTLGFKVEIKDVRAATAEELAHGHVHGAGGCGHDHGHDHDHGHGGCCGGHGHDHDEEHAHGGCCGGAGHSHEHDHGDDHGHGGCCGGGGCGGKGHHH; the protein is encoded by the coding sequence ATGAAAGTAGCTCCTCTGAGCGTGGTTACGCTGGAATACACAGTCACCGACGAGCACGGTGAAGTCATCGACAGCACTGTCGGCAAAGAGCCGCTGGTCTATCTGCACGGCACCCGTTATCTGGTTTCCGGCCTCGAAGCCGAGCTGGAAGGTCGTGCGGTAGGTGAAGCCTTCGAAGTGACCCTGACCCCGAGCCAGGCCTACGGCGAATACGACGAGTCTCTGGTGCAGGAAGTGCCGGGCGAGCTGTTCGACGGCATGGAAGTCTCCGAAGGGGATACTTTCGTGGCTGAAACCGACGATGGCCATCGTCCGGTGACTGTAGTTGAAGTGTCTGAAGAGTTCGTCAAGGTAGATGGCAACCATCCGCTGGCTGGCGTGACCTTGGGCTTCAAGGTCGAGATCAAGGACGTGCGCGCTGCCACTGCCGAAGAGCTGGCTCACGGCCACGTTCACGGTGCCGGCGGTTGCGGTCACGACCATGGTCATGACCACGATCACGGCCATGGCGGTTGCTGCGGTGGTCACGGTCACGACCACGACGAAGAGCACGCTCACGGCGGTTGCTGTGGCGGTGCCGGTCACAGCCACGAGCATGACCACGGCGACGACCATGGTCATGGCGGCTGCTGCGGTGGTGGCGGTTGTGGTGGCAAGGGCCATCACCACTGA
- a CDS encoding YheV family putative zinc ribbon protein — protein sequence METRRKKRFIAGAVCPACGKLDNMMLYMEHGVEKVTCVACGDTQVQTPEQVERVTREAEEVIGVFRP from the coding sequence ATGGAAACCAGACGTAAAAAACGCTTCATTGCCGGTGCGGTTTGCCCGGCGTGCGGCAAGTTGGACAACATGATGCTGTATATGGAGCATGGAGTCGAGAAGGTGACCTGCGTCGCGTGCGGTGATACCCAGGTGCAGACGCCGGAACAGGTGGAGCGGGTAACCCGTGAAGCCGAAGAGGTGATCGGCGTATTTCGTCCCTGA
- a CDS encoding chemotaxis protein yields the protein MTSKANQSQGMLLFHLSAKQSFAIGTLKVKEIVPYTQLTAMPHSHPTVLGAANMRGSTIPVIDMAMAVGYRPISKEEMPHCFIIITDCRRTLVGFLVRGIDKITECNWRDIEPPPASLGHNVFVTGVTRVNDQLIQLLDVELILSRVYPDDPSHLYPVLTDVQRERIKPMRILLVDDSSVARRQLMAALDYINIPYEVSTNGKDALALMQERASQKTPIDILVSDIEMPGLDGYELAFEVQSDSKLAGAYIILHTSLSSEISVERAHQVGAHEALTKFEANELIQAMLRGAEHHDKLLV from the coding sequence ATGACGAGCAAAGCCAATCAATCACAGGGCATGTTGCTGTTTCATCTCTCTGCCAAGCAATCTTTTGCCATCGGCACTCTCAAGGTGAAGGAGATAGTGCCCTATACCCAGCTGACGGCCATGCCCCACTCTCACCCCACTGTGCTGGGGGCGGCCAATATGCGCGGTTCCACCATTCCGGTGATCGACATGGCGATGGCGGTGGGCTATCGCCCCATCAGCAAGGAGGAGATGCCGCACTGCTTTATCATCATCACCGATTGCCGCCGCACTCTGGTCGGTTTTCTGGTGCGCGGTATCGACAAGATCACCGAGTGCAACTGGCGCGATATTGAGCCCCCTCCCGCGTCGCTGGGTCACAACGTCTTTGTAACCGGGGTAACCCGGGTCAACGATCAGCTGATCCAGCTGCTGGACGTCGAACTCATCCTGTCGCGGGTCTACCCCGATGACCCGAGCCACCTCTATCCGGTGCTGACCGATGTGCAGCGCGAACGGATCAAGCCGATGCGGATCCTGCTGGTGGATGACTCCTCCGTCGCCCGGCGCCAGCTAATGGCGGCGCTCGACTACATCAATATCCCCTATGAGGTGAGTACCAATGGCAAGGACGCGCTGGCCCTGATGCAGGAGCGGGCAAGCCAGAAAACACCGATCGACATTCTGGTGAGCGATATCGAGATGCCGGGGCTCGATGGCTACGAACTCGCCTTCGAGGTGCAGAGCGACAGCAAGCTGGCTGGCGCCTACATCATTCTGCACACCTCCCTCTCGAGCGAAATCAGCGTCGAACGTGCCCACCAGGTGGGCGCCCACGAGGCGCTGACCAAGTTTGAGGCCAACGAGCTGATCCAGGCCATGCTGCGCGGTGCCGAGCACCACGACAAACTGCTGGTCTGA
- a CDS encoding hydrolase, translating to MLTESHFHAPWWARNPHLQTILPKWLRRTPARFVAERFELTDGDFVDLAWSGEITADARPLVVVFHGLEGSIHSHYAKGLFDHLQQQGMAAVLMHFRGCSGEPNRHLQAYHSGAIDDAQEVIAELSRRFPDKPLIAIGFSLGGNMLVNLLARACPAALKAAVVVSAPLQLASCAERVNQGFSKVYQNYLLRTMRRNLLNKISQQQKAGQRWQPKQVEQIATLRDFDELVTAPLHGFHSASHYYQSCSGLPLLGQIPIPTLILHAADDPFMSDAVIPRPEQLSPHVHYELSRRGGHVGFLHGTPWRPRFWLDERISRWIAEQSQAATQN from the coding sequence ATGCTCACAGAAAGCCACTTCCACGCCCCCTGGTGGGCTCGCAATCCCCATCTGCAAACCATTCTGCCCAAATGGCTGCGCCGGACTCCGGCCCGATTTGTGGCCGAGCGCTTCGAACTGACTGACGGGGATTTTGTCGATCTCGCATGGAGCGGTGAAATCACGGCTGATGCGCGACCGCTGGTGGTGGTGTTTCATGGTCTGGAGGGGAGCATCCACTCCCACTACGCCAAGGGGCTGTTTGACCATCTGCAACAACAGGGAATGGCGGCTGTGCTAATGCACTTTCGTGGCTGCAGTGGCGAGCCAAATCGCCATCTGCAAGCCTATCACTCCGGCGCCATCGACGATGCCCAGGAGGTCATTGCCGAGCTGAGCAGGCGTTTTCCGGACAAGCCATTGATCGCCATCGGCTTTTCTCTGGGGGGCAATATGCTGGTCAATCTGCTGGCACGCGCCTGCCCTGCGGCGCTGAAAGCGGCGGTGGTGGTCTCGGCCCCGCTGCAACTGGCCAGCTGTGCCGAGCGGGTCAATCAGGGATTTTCCAAGGTCTATCAGAACTACCTGCTGCGCACCATGCGCCGCAATCTGTTGAACAAGATCAGTCAGCAGCAAAAAGCGGGCCAGCGCTGGCAACCAAAACAAGTGGAACAGATTGCCACTCTACGCGACTTTGACGAGCTGGTAACCGCGCCGCTGCACGGTTTTCACAGCGCCAGCCACTACTACCAGAGCTGCTCGGGGTTGCCGCTGCTGGGCCAGATCCCCATCCCCACCCTGATCCTGCACGCCGCCGACGATCCCTTTATGTCCGATGCCGTCATCCCGCGCCCCGAGCAGCTCTCGCCCCATGTGCACTATGAATTGAGCCGCCGTGGCGGTCATGTCGGCTTCCTGCACGGCACTCCGTGGCGTCCCCGCTTCTGGCTGGACGAGCGGATCAGCCGCTGGATCGCCGAACAGAGTCAGGCCGCGACACAGAACTGA
- a CDS encoding diguanylate cyclase, producing the protein MRRLDLLAKQDPLTGVANRRHFNVELERGLTHCGESGMPLSLILIDVDYFKRFNDRYGHQAGDICLKEVATALTHSVRNPSDLVARYGGEEFVLLLPDADQQGAREVARRLQDGMASLQLEHQASDVASWVTVSQGIATLLPGESASQLLERADQALYRAKESGRNQFCVAA; encoded by the coding sequence TTGCGCCGTCTGGATCTGTTGGCCAAGCAGGATCCGCTGACCGGCGTTGCCAACCGGCGTCACTTCAATGTCGAGCTGGAACGGGGGCTCACTCATTGCGGTGAGAGCGGCATGCCTCTCTCCCTCATTCTTATTGATGTGGACTACTTCAAGCGTTTCAATGACCGCTATGGGCATCAGGCCGGGGATATATGTCTCAAGGAGGTGGCAACTGCGCTCACCCATTCGGTTCGTAATCCGTCAGATTTGGTTGCCCGTTATGGCGGTGAGGAGTTTGTCCTGTTGCTGCCGGATGCGGATCAGCAGGGGGCTCGTGAGGTGGCGCGGCGGCTGCAGGACGGGATGGCCAGCCTGCAGCTGGAGCATCAGGCTTCTGATGTCGCCTCCTGGGTGACGGTGAGTCAGGGGATTGCCACACTGCTGCCTGGTGAAAGTGCAAGCCAGCTGCTGGAGCGGGCTGATCAGGCGCTCTATCGGGCCAAGGAGTCGGGGCGCAATCAGTTCTGTGTCGCGGCCTGA
- a CDS encoding YheU family protein: MIIPWQELDADTLTNLIEHFVLQEGTEYGEQDVSLGTKVEEVRNQLQQGKAVIVYSELHESVNIVPKDRFDESA; encoded by the coding sequence ATGATAATTCCCTGGCAAGAGTTGGATGCCGACACCCTGACCAACCTGATCGAACATTTCGTACTACAGGAAGGAACCGAGTATGGCGAACAGGATGTATCACTGGGTACCAAGGTTGAGGAAGTGCGCAACCAATTACAGCAAGGCAAGGCGGTGATCGTCTACAGCGAGCTGCACGAGTCGGTCAATATTGTGCCCAAAGATCGCTTTGACGAGTCGGCTTGA
- a CDS encoding phosphoribulokinase, whose amino-acid sequence MSAKHPIIAVTGSSGAGTSTSTIAFRSMFHQLGYQAAVVEGDSFHRYTRPEMDVAIRKAREQGRHISYFGPEANDFGLLESFFQGYGQDGTGQYRRYLHSFDEAVPFNQMPGTFTPWQHLPNDTDLLFYEGLHGGVVTEDHNVARHVDFLIGVVPIVNLEWIQKLIRDTSERGHSREAVTDSIVRSMDDYINFITPQFSRTHINFQRVPTVDTSNPFSAKVIPSLDESMLVIRFRGIKQVDFPYLLSMIDGSFMSRMNTIVVPGGKMGFAMELILKPLIQQLLETGKIT is encoded by the coding sequence ATGTCGGCCAAGCACCCCATTATTGCCGTCACCGGTTCATCCGGTGCCGGCACCTCCACCTCCACCATCGCCTTTCGCTCCATGTTTCATCAGCTGGGTTACCAGGCGGCAGTGGTCGAGGGTGACAGTTTTCACCGCTACACCCGCCCCGAGATGGACGTAGCGATCCGCAAGGCCCGTGAACAGGGGCGCCACATCAGCTATTTCGGCCCCGAGGCCAATGATTTCGGGCTGCTGGAGAGTTTCTTTCAGGGCTATGGCCAGGATGGCACCGGCCAGTACCGCCGCTATCTGCACAGCTTTGATGAAGCGGTGCCCTTCAACCAGATGCCCGGCACCTTCACCCCCTGGCAGCATCTGCCGAACGATACCGATCTGCTCTTCTATGAGGGGTTGCACGGCGGTGTGGTCACCGAAGATCACAATGTGGCTCGCCACGTGGACTTTCTGATAGGCGTGGTCCCCATCGTCAACCTGGAGTGGATCCAGAAACTCATTCGCGACACCTCGGAGCGGGGACACTCCCGTGAGGCGGTAACCGACTCCATCGTTCGTTCGATGGATGACTACATCAACTTCATCACCCCGCAGTTTTCCCGCACCCACATCAACTTCCAGCGGGTTCCGACGGTGGATACCTCCAACCCTTTCAGTGCCAAGGTGATCCCGAGCCTGGACGAGAGTATGCTGGTGATCCGGTTTCGCGGCATCAAGCAGGTAGATTTCCCCTACCTGCTTTCGATGATCGACGGCTCGTTCATGTCGCGGATGAACACAATCGTGGTTCCGGGTGGCAAAATGGGCTTTGCGATGGAGCTGATCCTCAAGCCGCTGATCCAGCAACTGCTCGAAACGGGCAAAATCACCTGA
- a CDS encoding DUF4136 domain-containing protein, whose translation MRFASLSVVLFALLGGCSSGPSAPTFEPGTMVARSLGDWTFGATPRYALAEQYQFAGDQAEGWLEPIQNAVSKELNGKGWQSVPLDEADLWVAIGVAGDKDISDGQIFARLGMTPGMQAAPDQRKGTLAIVLLDRKTQKAVWSSVISLASDAAIADNQRQALSQQLAAKLLAPVPTH comes from the coding sequence ATGCGCTTTGCCTCTCTCTCTGTGGTGCTGTTCGCCCTACTGGGTGGCTGCAGCAGCGGGCCGTCAGCACCAACGTTTGAACCCGGAACCATGGTGGCTCGCTCGCTCGGTGACTGGACCTTCGGCGCCACTCCGCGCTACGCCCTGGCCGAACAGTATCAGTTTGCCGGCGATCAGGCCGAAGGGTGGCTCGAACCCATCCAGAATGCGGTCAGTAAAGAACTCAATGGCAAGGGGTGGCAGAGTGTTCCCCTTGATGAGGCGGATCTCTGGGTCGCTATCGGTGTAGCGGGTGACAAGGATATCAGCGATGGCCAGATTTTTGCCCGCCTTGGCATGACACCCGGGATGCAGGCCGCACCGGATCAGCGCAAAGGCACCCTGGCCATAGTACTGCTCGACCGCAAAACCCAGAAAGCCGTCTGGAGCAGTGTCATCTCGCTGGCCAGCGATGCCGCCATTGCCGATAACCAGCGCCAGGCTCTCAGCCAGCAGCTCGCGGCCAAACTGCTGGCACCAGTCCCCACCCACTGA
- a CDS encoding MliC family protein, which produces MKKMIALLPLLGLAACTSPQPTKYQYSQYQCGEELLAITYDAQADMVQFPYAGVYHKLGRVESDNGAKYSDGVTTFWNQDKQALLTQKGVTLLTCKLK; this is translated from the coding sequence ATGAAAAAAATGATCGCTCTGCTTCCCCTGTTGGGTCTGGCTGCGTGCACCAGCCCGCAACCCACCAAGTATCAGTACAGTCAGTACCAGTGCGGGGAAGAGCTGTTGGCTATTACTTATGATGCTCAGGCTGACATGGTGCAGTTCCCCTATGCCGGGGTCTATCACAAGCTGGGCCGTGTCGAATCGGATAACGGTGCCAAATATTCCGACGGTGTGACCACCTTCTGGAATCAGGACAAACAGGCACTGTTGACTCAGAAAGGGGTGACCCTGCTCACCTGCAAGCTGAAGTAA
- a CDS encoding OsmC family protein, whose product MKAKVSWVEGMKFVGESESGHKVILDGANPGEGASPLEMVLLAVGGCSSIDVVSILEKARQVVTACHVELDGERVDSVPRVFEKINLHFVVTGKGLAEKQVARAVELSMEKYCSVSLMLEKAVQITHSYQILEA is encoded by the coding sequence ATGAAAGCCAAGGTCAGCTGGGTTGAAGGGATGAAGTTTGTCGGGGAGAGCGAATCAGGGCACAAGGTGATCCTGGATGGCGCCAACCCGGGCGAGGGGGCCAGCCCGCTGGAGATGGTGTTGCTGGCCGTGGGTGGTTGCAGCTCCATCGACGTGGTATCCATTCTGGAGAAGGCGCGTCAGGTCGTGACGGCTTGCCATGTTGAACTCGACGGTGAGCGGGTTGACAGCGTGCCCCGGGTCTTTGAAAAGATTAATCTCCATTTTGTGGTGACCGGCAAGGGGCTGGCAGAAAAGCAGGTCGCCAGAGCGGTCGAGTTGTCGATGGAGAAATATTGTTCTGTTTCCCTGATGTTGGAAAAAGCGGTACAAATTACCCATAGTTATCAAATTCTTGAGGCTTGA
- the crp gene encoding cAMP-activated global transcriptional regulator CRP produces the protein MVIGKPQSDPTLEWFLSHCHIHKYPAKSTLIHAGEKAETLYYIVKGTVAVLIKDDEGKEMILSYLNQGDFLGEMGMFEENENPERSAWVRAKGSCEVAEISYKKFRQLIQVNPDILMRLSGQMAKRLQHTSQKVGNLAFLDVTGRIAQTLLNLAKQPDAMTHPDGMQIKITRQEIGQIVGCSRETVGRILKMLEEQELISAHGKTIVVFGTR, from the coding sequence ATGGTTATTGGCAAACCGCAAAGCGATCCCACCCTGGAATGGTTCTTGTCGCACTGCCACATTCATAAGTACCCCGCCAAGAGCACCCTGATCCACGCGGGTGAAAAAGCGGAAACCCTCTACTACATCGTCAAGGGCACGGTTGCCGTGCTGATCAAGGACGACGAGGGCAAAGAGATGATCCTCTCCTATCTCAACCAGGGGGATTTCCTCGGCGAGATGGGTATGTTCGAAGAGAACGAAAATCCCGAGCGCTCTGCCTGGGTGCGCGCCAAGGGCTCCTGCGAAGTTGCCGAGATCTCCTACAAGAAGTTCCGTCAGCTGATCCAGGTCAACCCGGATATCCTGATGCGCCTCTCCGGCCAGATGGCCAAGCGCCTGCAGCACACCAGCCAGAAAGTGGGTAACCTCGCCTTCCTGGATGTAACCGGCCGGATTGCCCAGACCCTGCTGAACCTGGCCAAACAACCGGATGCCATGACCCACCCGGATGGCATGCAGATCAAGATCACCCGTCAGGAGATCGGCCAGATCGTCGGCTGCTCCCGTGAAACCGTTGGCCGCATCCTCAAGATGCTGGAAGAGCAGGAGCTCATCTCTGCCCACGGTAAAACCATTGTGGTATTCGGTACCCGCTGA
- a CDS encoding putative RNA methyltransferase: MHLQCPRCRSQLHLHEASKGRYCDNKHHFDPAPEGYLDLIPGKKNPKDSDSRALMRAKRHFLEQGHQLPLVETMASLLAPLEPRELIHLGCGEGYYCRALAERLPGWQFAGVDIAKNAIFAATKAQPDGSFVIADPAKAPLMPNSADLLLVNDLKIKTEQLVNWLAPGGYLLYLQPGPRHQWQLRVSLNPISMEHPLSWPTLAGLTKIAQQRAQFSQTLDQGLRSFILETSRLGWRATGEQRHAFTHQGPDELEQDLLLTLWQKPL; the protein is encoded by the coding sequence ATGCACCTTCAATGTCCCCGTTGCCGCAGCCAGCTGCATTTACACGAAGCCTCCAAGGGTCGCTACTGCGACAACAAGCACCACTTCGATCCCGCCCCGGAAGGCTATCTGGATCTCATCCCCGGCAAGAAAAACCCCAAGGACAGCGACAGCCGGGCGTTGATGCGCGCCAAGCGTCACTTTCTCGAACAGGGCCACCAGCTGCCGCTGGTCGAAACAATGGCCAGCCTGCTCGCCCCTCTCGAGCCGCGCGAACTGATCCATCTGGGCTGTGGCGAGGGCTACTACTGCCGCGCGCTGGCCGAACGCCTGCCGGGCTGGCAGTTTGCCGGCGTCGATATCGCCAAGAATGCCATCTTTGCCGCCACCAAGGCGCAGCCTGACGGCAGTTTCGTCATTGCCGATCCAGCCAAAGCCCCGCTTATGCCAAACTCCGCTGATTTGCTGCTGGTCAACGACCTCAAGATCAAAACCGAACAGCTGGTCAACTGGCTGGCACCGGGCGGCTATCTGCTCTATCTGCAGCCGGGCCCCCGCCATCAGTGGCAACTAAGAGTCAGCCTCAACCCGATCAGCATGGAACACCCGCTCAGCTGGCCGACCCTCGCAGGCCTGACCAAGATTGCGCAGCAACGCGCTCAATTCTCCCAGACTCTCGATCAGGGACTGCGCAGCTTTATTCTGGAAACCAGCCGCCTTGGCTGGCGGGCTACGGGTGAGCAGCGCCACGCGTTCACCCATCAGGGCCCCGACGAACTGGAACAGGATCTGCTGCTGACCCTGTGGCAAAAACCGCTCTGA
- a CDS encoding porin: protein MKKSALTMAISSLLLASGAHAATVYNQNDTKLDIGGRAQGAYYGTDNNSAEGDQSYFRLHVAGETKIAPEMKAFGFAEYNLPTSGSDNDELRYAYAGIQHDRFGAFSYGRQDGLFTKAVNNYTDVLPEWGGDGLGKNTEVFGTGRTNGLAQYIYTYQGLTLGAQFTGNNDPQNSGRSDQTVTLDDKGTPWNNDDVTDKWNPKGSKEGFAFSANYDFNMGLSLGAVYNQAGKTDEQAKYAAFGGEKDAKLMGFGAKYAADNLYLAATYSHGEDHLFVKNGYAEKMDGYEAVAQYTIGKFKPSLAYLRTDVKDGAHGIDDTYTEYVSIGAWYNFTDNFNAYIDYKLNLLDSVDGKSVNSLGQNTDDVVAVALQYNF from the coding sequence ATGAAGAAGTCTGCACTGACTATGGCCATCTCCAGCCTGCTGCTGGCGAGCGGTGCCCATGCTGCTACTGTGTACAACCAGAACGACACCAAGCTGGACATCGGCGGCCGCGCTCAAGGTGCTTACTATGGCACTGACAACAACAGCGCCGAAGGTGACCAGAGCTATTTCCGTCTGCACGTTGCGGGCGAAACCAAAATTGCTCCGGAAATGAAAGCGTTCGGTTTTGCCGAATACAACCTGCCGACTTCCGGTTCTGACAACGATGAACTGCGTTATGCCTACGCCGGTATCCAGCACGACCGCTTCGGTGCCTTCAGCTACGGTCGTCAGGATGGCCTGTTCACCAAAGCCGTTAACAACTACACCGACGTACTGCCCGAGTGGGGCGGTGACGGCCTGGGTAAAAATACCGAAGTATTCGGTACCGGCCGTACCAATGGCCTGGCCCAGTACATCTACACCTACCAGGGTCTGACCCTGGGTGCCCAGTTCACCGGTAACAACGATCCGCAGAACTCCGGCCGCTCTGATCAGACCGTTACTCTCGATGACAAGGGTACCCCTTGGAACAATGATGACGTCACTGATAAATGGAATCCTAAAGGTTCCAAAGAGGGCTTTGCCTTCTCCGCCAACTATGACTTCAACATGGGTCTGAGCCTGGGTGCCGTATACAACCAGGCAGGCAAGACCGACGAGCAGGCCAAATACGCTGCCTTCGGTGGCGAGAAAGATGCCAAGCTGATGGGCTTTGGTGCCAAGTACGCTGCTGATAACCTCTACCTGGCCGCTACCTACTCCCACGGTGAAGATCACCTGTTCGTCAAGAACGGCTACGCCGAGAAGATGGATGGTTACGAAGCCGTTGCCCAGTACACCATCGGCAAGTTCAAGCCTTCTCTGGCCTACCTGCGCACTGACGTGAAAGATGGCGCTCACGGTATCGATGATACCTACACCGAGTACGTATCTATCGGTGCCTGGTACAACTTCACCGACAACTTCAACGCTTACATCGACTACAAACTGAACCTGCTGGATTCCGTAGATGGCAAGTCCGTCAACTCCCTGGGTCAGAACACCGATGACGTTGTTGCTGTAGCCCTGCAGTACAACTTCTAA
- a CDS encoding murein L,D-transpeptidase catalytic domain family protein gives MKRLFWNKVWWQMWLILSLLLGSLGFTAPAQASWDKSLYRQLGLAGKLDQQTFRKALNSYQSVRHKNKSILTIIDYSKPSTLRRLLVIDMKRYKLLYYTWVSHGRNSGELAAHQFSNQPNSMKSSLGVYRTAETYLGKHGYSLRLDGLTPGLNSNARKRAIVVHGADYASPRHLLKYDKLGRSWGCPALPQEQARAIIDTIKGGSVIYAHG, from the coding sequence ATGAAACGACTGTTCTGGAACAAGGTCTGGTGGCAGATGTGGTTGATACTGTCGCTGCTGTTGGGAAGTCTCGGTTTTACCGCCCCCGCGCAGGCAAGCTGGGACAAGAGCCTCTACCGTCAGCTCGGCCTCGCCGGCAAACTCGATCAGCAAACCTTTCGCAAAGCGCTCAATAGCTACCAGAGCGTGCGCCATAAAAACAAATCCATTCTGACCATCATCGATTACAGCAAACCATCTACTCTGCGCCGGCTGCTGGTCATCGATATGAAACGCTACAAACTGCTCTACTACACCTGGGTCAGCCACGGTCGCAACTCTGGCGAACTGGCTGCCCATCAATTCTCCAACCAGCCAAACTCGATGAAAAGCTCGCTCGGTGTCTATCGCACCGCCGAAACCTATCTTGGCAAGCATGGCTACTCACTACGGCTGGATGGTCTGACTCCGGGTCTGAACAGCAATGCCCGCAAGCGGGCCATCGTGGTGCATGGAGCGGACTATGCCAGCCCGCGCCATCTGCTCAAATATGACAAGCTGGGCAGAAGCTGGGGTTGCCCTGCCCTTCCCCAGGAGCAGGCCAGAGCCATCATAGATACCATCAAGGGGGGGAGCGTGATCTACGCTCACGGATAA